A stretch of DNA from Manihot esculenta cultivar AM560-2 chromosome 7, M.esculenta_v8, whole genome shotgun sequence:
aaataattaaaaataaatattaaatcaatttatcTAAATTCTAAACATTTAGATTAAAGTATAAACGATACAAATTTTAGgcattaaaatttgatttttaatttattaattgaaaaacttttgaagaaatcttttataagaaaaatttttggagaaatcttttataagaaaattttttggagaaattatagaaaaaatatatttctgtAATTTTTGTAAGACtttaatttattgtttaaagtaatttattaaaaaataaatagtctaTTTAGTAATGAAAAACAGAATTTAATCTCAATTAGAGTTGCAGTAGTACCTTGAGAACAAGTTATTTGTAGCAGAATGAAAACACAGAAGTGCAGCAGAATCCATGAATTTGTCTTCATGGGGATTGGGTGAGAGAGAAAAGAAGGTAGATGATTGAGATTTGCCAATGGATCTTTTCTTCATTGCATCAAATATGGGTGAGGCTTACAAGATATAGGGCTATAAGATTATTGTTAATCTTTGTAATCTCCACCAAATAAATGTTTTCATTGAAGCATGCATGTCTTTGATAATTCAGATCTACACTACACTccccaaaaaaaattaaaaattaattcttatctgtaattaaaaattttacaacaactcaatttaattaatttttcaataattctcttattttgaaataaaaattttaatttctttcaatttaaaaaattttatttttatttttcaaaaatccaTATTATTTTCGTAACATAGCATCATGTCTTGTTTACTATTGTTTAATAAAGCCAATGGGTATTAAGACGCTAGattgattttcaattttaattaaatctaaatGAATAGATTTAGTAAACCAAAGCCAAGTCGATTGAGACACTGAGTGAGATACTACTGAACCTTATCACCTCCACCTTGAAATTTTGATGGTCTGAAAAAAGCTTGTCTTCTTGATTGTAgatgaaatatataaaagttTACTAGAATTTCGAAAGAGATGAAGTAAAGTTTTTCAAACTATTGCTTTGTACTCTCACCCTGCATATCAATGCATaccttttcaaaaataaaagtttacatATAAATACACACAAtttcattattataaaaaatgagCTCCGAAACACCcattcttttataatttatttcatattCGCACTCCACTCCAGCACCCCACACGGCCTTCTTCTTTGTTAAGCAGAAATTATTTCACCTTATCATTAATTATGATGAAATTTATATAGAATCCACCATAATCAATCGTTATAATACGACCGTTATAAATACAACGATTGTATTATGAAATTTCTTGTTTTGCTTTAGAACGTGAATTACTCCCATTAATTTAATActgtttttaaataattaactcTGCCAGCCTTGTAGCCAAACTCTCCCTTGCTGCAGGAGAAACACCATGCTTCCCTATAATCGACTCCAACACTGCCTCTGCaagtaatttattttctatcagTTCATTCTCAACTTCTGGTATCTCTCCATCTTTTGAGAAGCTAATCTGTAATTAACAAGAACAACAAATTAGTTGAATCTTTATCATGTTCTATTATccttaaaaactgaaaaaagaaGGGATCCTTTTGACTCACCGCTAATGCTCCACGAGGCAATAGTGTGAAAATAATAGAAGAGCCAGGAGGAAAAGTTTCAGCTTTGAAGACctccaagaatttatcaatGGCCTTAGCTTCTGCATCAGTGTAAATTCCCAAAGATTTCCAAATGGCAACACAATTCTCTGTAACTTTCTCTGAATATTGTTGTCCCGTTAATGGCAAGATCATTGTCACCCTTACGCACTTCTCGAAGGGACCTTGAGATGCATCACATAATGTTGGATATGCTAATTAGTAACTCAATAGCTTTTCTCCCCCgcactaaaattaaaaacttttgtGAAATTGGATATGCTAATTAATGAGCCTCACAAGATGATTTGATTCAAATGGGAAACTGAAATTTACCGATAAAGAAAATTATTCAATATATTCAATGCATGCATTCCCTCCACTTAAAATAGTATGAATCTCAATCTTTTGTGATTACAAAGAAACTTCATTTTCATGAGTGTATGGTGCACCGTTTTGAACGCaactattatattataattcatAGATTCGAAATACCCAATTGAATAATATGGACAAGATAAATGATATCACAAtgcaaaataaattctaataagaataacatattatatttatcactctttccttttataatttttatttattttattttttaaatataattttttttaattatatctattttaaatatattaaattttactaaatactCACAGTTATTTTAGGAGTTTGAGTCGGAGGGAGTACTTGTTTTAATTCATTATCGTATATATACTTGCTTTAACTGACATTTGCTACATCAGGATGGACTCCAATTTTCCATGCTGGTTATGTAATTCCAGGAAATTCggcttaatttttaaatttagctaACTTAGGCCTAAGATGAAAGGCAAGCATAAAATACGTTTTACCTGTAACGATATCTCTGAAGAACTCGATGGAATCCACCAGATCCTTCCCACTCTTGCCTTTCCACTTGACGGCGAGCAACGGCACAGCTTCATCCTCCAAGTACACCCCTATTGCTGTGAACTTCACGAACTTGCCTTGAATCTCAAGTCCTCTATCCCCTGAACTCAAAATAAACAGAACTTATAATCAAAGGAATTGGAACAATGAAAAGTGATGAGAGTTGATGTAAGCGAAGGGTGTGTATATTTGTCAACCTGCGCCACCGAGGAACAGAGTTTTGTTTGAAGCCGGAGGTTTGGCCGCCGGAGGGAATGCTATGTTTTCGACTTCAATCTGAGAGACGGAAGCTGTTGCCGGAGACATTATTGATTCACGTTGGATTGCTTGGAGCTGAAACGGTTCGTTTTATAGCGAGAATTGGGGAGTCAGTTAAGGGATAGAACAAATACTAAATACACACAAAAGTTGACCAATTATAAAAAGATGAGGTTGGTTTTCTCAACGTCTATCGACTATCGTCTCCATTAATGGTGGAGAGGAAAGTACCGTATGATTAATTCCATTAATTTGAGAATTATTCTCAAAGAGCTCTGCTAGCCTTGTAGCCATAATCTCTCTTGTTTCAGGAGAAACACCATGTTTGCCGATAATCGACTCCAGTACTGCTTCTGAAAGTAGTTTATTTTGTATCACAACATTCTCAACTTCTGGAATCGCTCCATCTTTCGAGAAACTAATCTGTAATTTGCCAAGATGAAGAACATGGATTAGAGATGGTAACGATTAAGGTTATGCGAAGATTGTTTCAAACTGATTGAAATTTACCTAAAAATATGTATACCCAATCCATAAAATCCAAAACTGACTCGGATACTTGTAAATTTGAATCGAAAAGAGTTCGATCAGATGAATATGGGCAAAAAATTCGACAGAGAATTTTCATTACTAGATTAACTTTTGCATAATAGATGAAACAGAATATAGTCTACTCACTCACCGCTAATGATCCATTTGGCAATTGAGTGAAAAGAATAGATGAGCCAGGAGGAAAGGTTTGAGATTTGAAGacctctaagaatttatcaatGGCTTTAGCTTCTGCATCAGTGTAAATTCCCAGAGATTTCCAAATAGCAACGCAATTCTCAGAAACTTTCTCTGAATATTGTGGACCAGTTAATGGCAAGATCGTAGATACTCGTATGAACTTCTCAAAGGGACCTTCACAAACGTAAGATATTGATGGTGAAGCTAATATCAGATTATCATCAACTCAAAAATTTTTAGTGTACCAAAACTTCCATAACAATACACCAATGCACTGAAATTAATTTAGTgcttcatatttattttttataacaatttaatttcGGTAGTTTTAGTATTTGCagtaattttaatattgataaaatttttaaaacctcgtaaatttaatagaattattttattaataaaaaaattcaaaaattaaattatattttttctaaaaaatagattaaattgtaatttttgttaaattttaaataatatcgaataaataatcaattacgatattaaaaaaaatgtattaaatacTAAGAGATCAAACAAACCATTGATTTAAAAACACAtagaattcttttttttttttatggatgaagatttatatttcattattattattaatttacgaGGTCAATCTCTTATCAAAATCTGATGAAGTCATAATTTATTTGcaagaataatttaaatatgaattattttttaataatcaaaTGTTAAAAACGTTTTCGTAAAATAAATAAGgaataaaaacaaatataatactaattttttttaatatctcaAATTCCCAATGCCCCCTCGCTGACGTAGGTATGTCCTGTGTGTAAGGTGTACGCTTCCGTAGGTAATTCTTCCCCACACGAAGTAAAAATAGTCAACATCGGTAATCAGCAGCTCATCTACGTAAGCACAAGATCTGTTTTACCTGTAACTATATCTCTGAAGAACTCGACGGAATCCGTCAACTCCAGCGCACTCTTGCCCTTCCACTTAACGGCGAGCAACGGCACAGCTTCATCTTCCAAGTACACTCCTATCGCCGTGAACTTCACGAACTTTCCTTGAATCTCCAGTCCTCTAGCCCCTAAAACCCgaagttgaaattttaaaaaaaaaagaattgaaaCAATATAAACGATGAGGAAATTTAATGTGTCCAAAGTATGCAAATGATAATGAGAACCTGCGCCGCTTAGGAAAAGCGTTTTGTCTGAGGCGGGAGGCTTGACCGCCGGTGAGAACGCTATGGTTTCGACTTCAATATGAGTAACGGGGGTTGCCGCCGGAGACATTGTAGCTAATGTTTTGAATTGGATTGTTTGTCTTGTGGCCAGAAGTGTTTGGGATTTTATAAAGTGACACGACAAGGGAGAAGGGAGAGTGAATGCTCAGGCACTGTGCGTGGTAGCTGGGAGAACGTGGATTTGACAGTGAGGTATAAGTACTACCAACTGCCCATTTGTTTTGTCTATTGATACTTGTGAAGGGATTCATAAATTTAaacttcttattttttataattataaaaacatcttagctaaattttattattccaTTTAGgacaaaaaaatttacaatcaaatgaatccaatttttttttttcaaagataaACCTCTCTCTGTTTGTATTCTGAGAAAATTTCtcacaatatttattttcttttggggTTCGGAATTATAATACCCCGTTTTCTGGGGattgttttttttatatattttttttcatttaaatagaGGGTAAGTAGCTTAAGTGGCTATTATTTATTggataaactgtaatttagttcCTCTGATTTAGTGAATTCAACCTTTCGCctatctgttttaaaaaaccttcaatttaattcttcacatttaaaaaaactgcAAAATAGTTTCTACAGttaaattttcagttaacctttcatttattttaataaaaataactaaactactattttctcctcatccttctcattcttttcccgatcctcttcttccttttctcctcctccttcttcttcttcttctccttctccttttcccgatcctttctcctccttctccttctcctcctcctcctgatcctcttcttccttttctcctcatcctcatcctcctcctcctcctgtgTTGAGATGGAATGAATTCTGTTTGGTtgagttttttaatttaaagggtagtttagtcattttcattaaaataaacggaagattaactgaaaatttgacggtagggactattttgcagtttttttaaatatgaatgattaaattgaaggtttttttaAACAGAATGACGAAATGTTGTATTTTACTAAATCAAATggactaaattgcagtttatCTTTATTTATTCGTGTCATAGAGTTTAGCGTTacatacaataaaattaaatagtataataaaaaataaataataattttaagataataaaaaataaataaataaaaattatgaaaaaaggaaatatatattttaacaatAGCATATTTGTGCACTCCAAGACTTAGCCTGGTGAAAAGTGCATCATGtagccttgaaaggtctaagaTTCGACTCCCCCAccctctatttcaaaaaaaaaacaatagcaTATTTGTGGAGACTAAATGAagcttcaattaatgttatTGTTGAaagttgaaaataaataatttgagaGAAATTCAGAGGTTCCAAGATGGAAAATAAGTAGAGGGTAGGTTAAGAAAGGGTTTTAATTTTCTCTACAAGTCTACAACATAGATGTTGACTTCTTACAACACTACAATTAATTCAAATACTTGTAAAAGCCTGTCTCCCAATTAGCTAGGGAATCACTGTAAAAGATGTTTTtcaatgaaaattattttttaataaaataatttattttttattatttaattttaattttaaaatataaaatgtattaaaaattttatgctgACATATTAACAACATTTTCAAAAAGTGtaggaattttttttattccaaattttaaaaaatgtaaaaattatttttctgaaaaatattttatatataataaacataaatgaatttgattttattttattcctttTGTAAGTTTGAAAAAAGGGTTAAAATATATgtgaatttataaatatttaaaatttaaatcacttatttagttaaaatatttataaatgacACATAGACatcttataattatatttatcatttgcATTTTCAATGTAAGTTGAATTTTTACGCGAAAGGCTAATCTTCAACTAACCTTCTCCATCAACTTTTCCAACTAATTTTCTCCATTAGCTTTGCTAAAGATGAGGAGGACCATTGATTTCAGATTATATGAAATATGACCCAAAAAAATTTACTCTCTCTTACCTGTAATTTTGTTTtacctttttttaattattttaaaattattattcatttttcatttctttataCTATTTTTcttccataatttttatctattttttatttaattattttaaaattattatctactttctttttttagattataataatatataaattaattattataattttaatatattattaatttttagattaataataaattcattaataaaatatttttattactaaattagaaagaaaaaaatataattttaaaataaaattgcgtcaattttttcaaaatttagtaACAAATTATAGATTCctttactaatttttaaattaaattagtaatCAATTTAATCCATTGCTAAATTAAgaagaaaatatgaaatttcaaaacatgaaaaattgattttttatttaaaaatagtaacaaattaaatttattactaaattcattattaattttataatggaTTGCATTtcgttattaaattaattattattttatttatttattgcttaagtaatttacttatttaataactgatttaataataaatttaataatgaattgaaatccattactaatttattgttaatttagtAATCGATTAATAACAAATTTTAAAGTCAAAAAATTGAAGAGAATGGTGAGTAATGTTTAGAACTTGAGAGTATTTGTACAAGAGAATTGCTCCTTAACTTTTATACCATAAGAAAATagagttaattatagtattttctaGAAATTTAGCAATGATGTGGCTAGCTCGTTGGTAAACGATCTCGCCGGTTAATTGTTCAGGAATTATGTGGTTAATATGCTAGATTGTAAATATTAATAGTAACTACCTTATGGAGTCTTGCCTTGTAGCTGAGAGGGTGAGACTTGACGAACTAAACCTATCTAAGCCCGACTTGGAGCGTccgaattttcttttctctcggTACCGGGCACTATGGTCGTCCGAACCTCTCTTTCTACTGGTGGGACCacatattattttatcatatttttgccATGTAGGCATGTTTTATGGTGACAGTTCACTGCTTACTTTGGATGATTGTTATGTAACATCAAAGTTCTCTTGCTGgttcttaattatttatatttgaatatGACTATTGTCTTTATGATCTGGAGCACATGACTTATTTAGGTTAGCCTTTTATACTCGCATCACTTTACCTACTCCTGCCATAAATGATTATTGTCTTGTTACAATAAACCAAATTTAACACCTGATCACGATAACgacttgaaaattttattaatcaggGTTGACCACGATCGTTGGTTTGGTGGATACCCTCTTGGTGATCTGATCGAAAAATGTGTCATAATCCTAGTGTATAAATTACAATGACTGTCATGAGCACAGTGTTTAGTTCAGTCCGTTGAACTAGGTTAGCTTCTGAGCGCGCATTGTCCTTGCTTACTTTTCACTCGCCCTTTTGACCAACCTAGTCCAAGAACTTGTCGAGCGTCTGGCCAAAATTGATTCGAGTAATATAGTAATGCCTTAGTGAGTTTTTGGACTTTCTCTTGTCCTAATGGCCCTGGTGATTTTCTGAACACTTTTCAGTCCTGCTAAGCTTCCGGGTAATCTCTAATCCTATCGAGCTTCCGGGCAGTTTTTAGCCCTAACTATCTTTCGATCATTTTCTCGCCCTATCGAGCTTTCAGGCATTTTCTAGTATTGACTATCTTTCAAGCATGTTCTCGCCCTGACTAGCCTTGATGAGCTTCCGAACATTCTCTAGCCTGACTAGTTTCCGAGCATTTTTTCACCCTGTCGAGCTTTTAGACATTCTCCAGCCTTATTATCTTCCGAGCATTTTCTTGCCCTTTGAGCTTTCAGgaattcttttttccttttgagtTTCCAGGcattctctaacctgactagcTTTCGAGCATTTTTTGGTTCTGATGGACTTTCGGTTCTTTTCCTCCTTGCAGCCTCCACTCGTTCGCTTAGCGGTCCGTCTTCACCAATTGTCAAAAAGTTTTGCCCGCCTACGATAGGCCTTTTTCATGTgtaaaaatttttgaatttttaggaGTGATTATAAGAGTAGTGTCAAATGCCTTGGACACTTCTTGTGAAGCATGACTATCATTCTATTGGTCGGTCTGGCATATACCTGTCTTGTGATctaatataaaatgttttaaaaactttttgtgaagcgAAACTATCACCCGATTAGTTAGTTTAGTGTATATTTACCTTATGACCTAAcataaaatatcttaaaaaCTTTTTGTGAAACGAAATTATTATCCGGTTGGTTGGCTTGACGTCTACCTTATGACCtaacataaaatgttttaaaaactttttataaaaCGAAACTATCACCCGGTTGGTCGGCTTGACGTACACTGTCTTGTAGCCTGATATTACCCTCTTGaacttttcaaaaattttaattcctaTTGTAACTTAAAATGAAACCATAAGGGTCTGTatggtttttaaatttttttaccataatctttttaaattatcaagATTGAAGTGtataataaatgataattgaaagaaaaaaatttaaaatttgttgaaatttaatatttaaattgtaaattCATGTTTAATTTTAAGATTTCACACGTATATATGGGCAAagtagatatttttattttacataacaatatatttttaataaaaatggatAAATTAACTGCTTATTGAAggtgtaaatatttaatttttaaaataaaaaaactaatttattaattatattaaaatttagggtCTAAAGATGTATTATCCTAATTAAATTGTCCAAAACTTGCAAACTTGCCGTCCCGCTCGCTGCCCTGCCTGCTTCTCTTTCGCTTGCATCACGTGAGAAAGAAACTGTCCAAAACGAATTTATCGTCACGTGCAAGAAAGTATCATGTACATGTATTGTACTGTGTTTATCGTAAACTCAACCTCTGAGAAAATGACACCTCAGCATCTCATATTGAAAATATCTTTTCTTCAAGTTTTATGACATTCTTATTTGCTTTCTTTAATacttattttgtttttaattaaaatttatttatttatgtaaa
This window harbors:
- the LOC110619630 gene encoding chalcone--flavanone isomerase is translated as MSPAATPVTHIEVETIAFSPAVKPPASDKTLFLSGAGARGLEIQGKFVKFTAIGVYLEDEAVPLLAVKWKGKSALELTDSVEFFRDIVTGPFEKFIRVSTILPLTGPQYSEKVSENCVAIWKSLGIYTDAEAKAIDKFLEVFKSQTFPPGSSILFTQLPNGSLAISFSKDGAIPEVENVVIQNKLLSEAVLESIIGKHGVSPETREIMATRLAELFENNSQINGINHTLQAIQRESIMSPATASVSQIEVENIAFPPAAKPPASNKTLFLGGAGDRGLEIQGKFVKFTAIGVYLEDEAVPLLAVKWKGKSGKDLVDSIEFFRDIVTGPFEKCVRVTMILPLTGQQYSEKVTENCVAIWKSLGIYTDAEAKAIDKFLEVFKAETFPPGSSIIFTLLPRGALAISFSKDGEIPEVENELIENKLLAEAVLESIIGKHGVSPAARESLATRLAELII